The genomic stretch GTGCTTATTTAAGATATATCGTAGAGTCTTTTCAATCCTGGCATCGCTCATAAAAACAATTTTCATTTTTCCCAGCAGTGCAGATGAGCTGCGGGTAGTTTTGATGCAGAAAAAAACAAGACAATAATTACAAATTTGTTTTCAAATGCATTGAAATTTACACCCGAATATGGCAATATTTATGAGTGTTTCTTATGAACCAATTAGCAGCAGTAATATGGTTGAAGTGGAAATAAAGTTAAAGACACGGGCATCGGTATTCCTGAAAATCTAATTCCACATATTTTCGACCGCTTTACACAATTAGATAACAGTCACACACGAAAAGCAGAAGGTGACGGGCATCGGACTTGCTCTTACGAAGAATTAATAAAATTAATGAATGCCCATTGGTGTAAAAGCCCACCCGGTTGGTGCAAGTAAGGACAGGAATTTATTATCCAGATCCCTATGACTAAATCCAGATTTAATTGATGCGTCAATTAATTTAATACCTGAACACATTGAAAAAAATGTAAAGGTTAATATTGAGGAAAGAATTAAAAATAAATTATGTAAATGAAACCATAAGCCACAGCACTATCCCTTGTAATTTTGCTAGTGGAAGATAATGAGGATGTGGTGGGCTATACTGCGGGATGTTTGACCGATTACAGTTGTTGGTTGGAAGAGATGGGAGAGAAAGGTTTGACTTATAGCAATTGAAAATATACCTGATATTATTGTACAGATGTTATGATGCCTTATGTTGATGGCTTTGGAAATGGTGAAAAAACTGAGAATGGATGAGCTTTTGAGTCATATTCCTATCATTATTTTAACTGCCAAAGCAGATATTCAAAGTAAGTTAGAAGAATTGGAAAGTGGAACGGATGTGTATTTGCAAAAACCATTTCATAAAGAGGAGCTCTTATTGCGTGTAAAAAATTATTAGAGTTGCGCAAAGCGCAAACAGTATTACCCCAAACAAATAGGGATAACATCACCCGATAGAAGATAACAAAAGAAAAACCGGAAACTAGTATTGAAGAAAAACCAGAGCATGAATTTGTAAAAAGGTAAGAATAATGAAGCAAACAATAACTATACATTCAGTGTTGAGCAATTATACAAGTGTATTTATAGCCTCTGTTGCATCGTAAATTATATGCGCTCATCGATTGTTCTCAAATAAATTTATACAGATTATGCGTTGAATAAATCAAAAAGAATTGTTGACTGATCATTCATTGAGTATTGCTACTGTAGCTTTAGCATGTGGATATAATGACCGGGATACTTTACCCGTGTATTTAAACAGGAATTTGGAATAACCCCAAGAGTGGCGACAAAACAGTAGTGATTCCAATCGAAGTAGATATTGTTGTGAGCGAATAGATAATATACCCAATTTCGAATGTACCCAATGGACTGCCGATTTTGAGTAATCATTTCATACGAAGCTCCGTAGGGGCTGACCCATTTGTCAGCCAAAGCTGCCAACCTGATAATTAACTTATGTGGCAACCTCGGTGGCTGCTGTTCGAACAGCCGAATTTGATGTTCTCCACGTGTGTAGCTCAAGCCATTTAACCATTTGCTTTTATTCTGCATCAAAAATATAATGCTACTTTGATTTGGAATTTTTTTAAAACAGGAAGTGAAACAAGTTTTAATTATAGACGACGAAGAGAAACTACGGTTGTTGCTGGCAGAATTATCGGCCTGGAAGGTTTCGATGTTATTCATGCAGGTGATGCTAAATCGGCGTGGAAAAAGTTGGAACAGCATGATATAAATGTTGTGCTCTGTGATGTAAAGTTGCCCGATGATAATGGTGTGGACCTATCCAAAAAAATTAAAGAGAAATATCCGCTTATTGAAATTATTTTACTCACTGCATATGGCACCATTTCCGATGGCGTTCAGGCCATTAAAAATGGTGCATTCGATTACATCAAAGGTGACGATAATAATAGAATCGTCCCGCTTTAAATCGTGCTTTCGAAAAAGCAGAATTGGCACAACGTGTTCAGCAGCTTTCAAAACAATTAGCCAACACATATTCCTTCGAAAATATAATTGGTGAATCAAAACTAATTATGGATGCCATTGCCCTGGCAAAAAAAGTTGCGCCCACCGATACAACTGTTTTGTTAACCGGAGAAACCGGCACAGGAAAAGAAATTTTTGCTCAGGCTATTCATCAGGCAAGCCCGCGTTGTAAACATAATTTTGTTTTAGTTAACTGTTCAGCATTTAGTAAAGAATTGTTGGAAAGTGAAATGTTTGGGCATAAAGCAGGTGCTTTTTACAGGGCGATTAAAGACCAGAAAGGTTTATTCGCCGAAGCAAATAACGGGACTATATTTTTGGATGAAATTGGTGAATTAGCCTTAGACCTGCAGGCAGAAATTATTACTAATGCTGAAACAGGAGAATTTATCCGCGTTGGTGATTCAAAGCCTACAAAAATTAACGTACGAATTATTTCTGCTACAAATCGTGACCTGCAAAAGGAAATAAGTGCAGAAATTTCAGACAGGATTTGTTTATCGGATTTCGTTTGAAATCCACTTACCGCCACTTCGTGAAAAGAATTGCAGATATTCCTTATTTGTCGACATTTTTAACCTTATTTTGCAGGCAAATCTGGAAAAAAATAAATACTGCTTACAACAATTTATTGATGCATTAAAACAACATGAATGGCAGGGTAATATTCGTGAGTTGAAAAACATTATTGAACGTTGCGTTATATTAACTGACGATAGTGAGTTAAATCTGGTTAGTCTGCCTACTGAATTTAGAGAAAAACTGGTTCATCATGAAGCCGGTAAACAATTATCCGCATTTGATTTGGCCAGTGCAGAAAAAATACATATCCAAAAGGTTTTAAATTACACAAATGGCAATAAAACAAAAACTGCAGAATTACTCAATATTGCCTTAACTACCCTATACAGAAAGATTACCGAATACGGTTTAGAATAAACTACCCTTTCAAAACGCTATGCTGCACCCTGTCGAAACGATAGGGTTTTTTAATTAAATTTTATTGTAAAAACTTCAAACCCACGCTAAGTAAGGGTTTTGGCGGATGTGCATTTTGCGGAACAAATTGAAACATCTGTTTCGAAATCAAAATATTTTTTATGGATATGTTGTTTTTTATTGGATTGGGCATATTGATTTATGCCGTTTTCTCAAATTTATTAATTGGTTCGAAAAAAATTTGATGTTATGATCATATTATTAATTATTGCGATTTGCGTATTTGGATATATGTGCTATGTGCTTATTAAACCTGAAAATTTTAATGCTATGAACTCTGAACTTATAGGCGTAATTAGTATGTATGGTATTGCCATTATTTTGGCGATACTGCTAGGAAAATATATCGGCAAGATTTTCAACTATGAAAAACTTGGTTGGATAAACTGTTTAATCCACTTGATAAATTGTTTTCAAACTCAGTGGCATTGATCCATTAAATCCAATGAACTGGAAGCAACACCTTTCAGCATTACTTACAATCAACCTGATTTGGTTTATTATATGTATGCTCGTTTTAACCAATATGCATTGGTTGCCACTAAATCCGGATCAAAATCCAAGTATGAAAGCTGATTTGGCGTTTAACACTGCTGTCAGTTTTGTTACAAATACAAATCTTCAACATTATTCCGGAGAAACCGCTTGTCGTATTTCGGCCAATTAATTTTAATGTTATGGCAATTTATCAGCGCTGCAACGGGAATTGCAATTTGTGCAGTTGTTTTTCATGCCATGAAAGAAAGAACCGCCGCTAACCTCGGCAACTTTTATTCTTTTTTTGTAAGGAGTGCTACGCGTATTTTATTTCCTATTGCATTTGTAGTAGCTGTTTTATTAATATTAAACGGCACACCAATGACCTTTAACGGAAAGGATACAATTAACACTGTGGAAGGCAACGAGCAACAAATTAGTCAGGGACCTGTTGCTGCTTTGTTGCTATAAACAAATAGGAACAAATGGAGGAGGTTTTTATGGACCAAATTCTGCAAACCCGATGGAGAACCCGAATTACCTGACCAATTTCATCGAAAATGTGTCAATTATTTTAATTCCGATAGCTATGATATTTGCTATGGGCCATGTTTTACGCAGGAAAAAATTGGCATGGACAATTATGGGTGTAATGACATTCGGATTTTTAATGCTGGCAATACCAACAATCAATTTTGAAATGCATGGCAACCGGAAATAACAGAAATGGAATAAATCAGTCGTTGGGTAGTATGGAGGGAAAAGAAGTGCGATTTGGTTCGGCGGCTTCTGCTTTTGGGCAACAAATACCACCGCAACCAGTAATGGATCAGTAAATTCGATGCACGATAGTATGACACCACTAACCGGATTAACCACTTTATTAGGTATGATGATTAATTGTTTTTTATGGTGGGGTAGGCGTTGGGTTTTTAAACTTTTACATTTTTATAATTCTTGCAGTATTTATCAGTGGTTTAATGGTTGGCAGAACACCTGAATTTTTAGGAAAAAAATCGAAGCGCGGGAAATGAAAATAGCAATGATAATTGCGCTGTTACATCCGTTTTTAATATTGGTTGCAACTGCAATTTCAAGCTTTTTATATATGTCGGATCCCGTTGCATATGCCGGATGGTTAAACAACCCCGGATTTCACGGGTTTAGCGAAATGTTGTATGAATTTACATCCTCAAGCGCTAATAATGGCAGTGGTTTTGAAGGCTTGGGGCGACAACACACCTTTTTGGAATATCGCTTGTGGTATTGTCATGTTACTGGCAAGATATTTACCAATTATTGGACCTGTTGCTATTGCAGGAATTTTGTATCAAAAAAAATATATCCCTGAAAGTAACGGTACCTTAAAAACCGATACTACTACATTCGGTCTTTTAGTTTTTGCTATTATTTCAATAGTTGCAGCACTTGCATTTTTTCGGTGCTCACACTTGGACCAATAGCAGAATATTTTTCAATGATTAAATAATTATAGATATGAAAAAGAATAATTCATTATTTCAAAAAGAAATTATTGCATCTGCTTTAAACAGGCATTTGTAAAATTGAATCCCAAGATGATGTTGCGAAATCCTGTAATGTTTACTGTAGAAATAGGAACAGCAATCATGTTTGGTGTTTGTTTGTGGATTATTTCAGGCGAACAATCACAGGAAGTTTAATATATAATTGCATTGTATTTTTAGTATTATTCTTAACCTTATTGTTTGCCAATTTTGCAGAAGCAATTGCAGAAGCAAGAGGCAAAGCCCAAGCAGACAGTTTGAGGAAAACACGCGAAGAAACACCCGCACGAAAAATGCCCGGTATTGGTAAAATATTTTCTGATGAAGTGGAAATTATTCCCTCTTCTCAATTAAAAAAAGGTGATTTGTTTTATTGTGAAGCCGGAGATATTATTCCAATAGACGGTGAAATTGTTGTGGGTCTCGCTACAATAGATGAAAGTGCTATTACAGGTGAAAGTGCTCCTGTTATTCGTGAAGCCGGTGGTGATAAAAGTTCTGTTACCGGCGGAACTAAAGTTTTATCTGACAGTATTCAGGTTCGTGTTACAACGGATCCGGGTGAAAGTTTTTTAGATAAAATGATTGCCCTCGTTGAAGGTGCCAGCCGCCAGAAAACACCAAACGAAATTGCTTTAACTATTTTACTGGCCGGATTTACATTAGTATTTATTATAGTAACAGTAACATTAAAACCTTTTGCCGATTACGCAAACACACCAATTACTATTGCTGCATTTATTTCATTGTTTGTCTGCCTTATTCCAACTACCATAGGAGGTTTACTTTCAGCCATTGGTATTGCAGGAATGGACCGTGCATTGCGGGCTAACGTAATTACAAAAAGCGGAAAAGCTGTTGAAACTGCAGGTGATATTGATGTGTTATTGCTGGATAAAACCTGAACAATAACCATTGGTAACCGAAAAGCTACACACTTATATCCCGCAAAAGGTATAGATGAAAAACACTTTATTAAATCGGTTGTGCTCAGTTCGTTAAGTGATGATACACCTGAAGGTAAATCAATAATTGAGTTGGCTGGATTAAAAACAACTGATTTAAATCCGGAAAATCCGCGATTTATAAAATTTACGGCAGAAACAAGAAGTTCAGGAGTTGATTTTGGAAATACCAGAATCAGAAAAGGTGCATTTGATGCAATTAAAAAATTAACTGAAAGTGCAGGCAATATTTTTCTGAAGATATTCATGCTATCGTTACTACAATTTCCAGTAATGGCGGCACACCATTAGTTGTTGCAGAAAATGAAAAATTATTGGTGTAATAGAATTACAGGATATCATTAAAACAGGTATTAAAGAACGTTTTGAGCGCCTGCATAAAATGGGTATCAAAACTGTAATGGTAACAGGCGACAATCCCTTAACCGCAAATGCATTGCTGAAAAAGCCGGTGTTGATGATTTTATTGCAGAGGCCAAACCGGAAGATAAAATGAATTACATTCGCGCCGAACAGGCAAATGGCCGATTGGTTGCCATGATGGGCGATGGTACAAATGATGCACCCGCTTTAGCACAGGCCGATGTTGGTGTTGCCATGAACAGCGGAACACAAGCCGCAAAAGAAGCAGGCAATATGGTTGATTTAGATAATGATCCAACCAAATTAATTGAGGTTGTAGAAATTGGAAAACAATTGTTAATGACCAGAGGTACACTCACTACATTTAGTATTGCAAACGATGTGGCAAAATATTTTGCAATTATTCCGGCTTTATTTATTGTGGCTATACCTTCTTTGCAAAGCCTAAATATCATGCAATTATATAGCCCCGAAAGTGCAATTTTATCAGCAATAATATTTAATGCAATTATTATCCCATTACTTATTCCGTTGGCACTAAAAGGCGTTG from Bacteroidota bacterium encodes the following:
- a CDS encoding potassium-transporting ATPase subunit KdpA, coding for MLVLTNMHWLPLNPDQNPSMKADLAFNTAVSFVTNTNLQHYSGETACRISAN
- a CDS encoding potassium-transporting ATPase subunit KdpA, producing the protein MLWQFISAATGIAICAVVFHAMKERTAANLGNFYSFFVRSATRILFPIAFVVAVLLILNGTPMTFNGKDTINTVEGNEQQISQGPVAALLL
- a CDS encoding potassium-transporting ATPase subunit KdpA; this encodes MWFGGFCFWATNTTATSNGSVNSMHDSMTPLTGLTTLLGMMINCFLWWGRRWVFKLLHFYNSCSIYQWFNGWQNT
- a CDS encoding potassium-transporting ATPase subunit KdpA yields the protein MKIAMIIALLHPFLILVATAISSFLYMSDPVAYAGWLNNPGFHGFSEMLYEFTSSSANNGSGFEGLGRQHTFLEYRLWYCHVTGKIFTNYWTCCYCRNFVSKKIYP
- a CDS encoding potassium-transporting ATPase subunit KdpA → MLLCCYKQIGTNGGGFYGPNSANPMENPNYLTNFIENVSIILIPIAMIFAMGHVLRRKKLAWTIMGVMTFGFLMLAIPTINFEMHGNRK
- a CDS encoding potassium-transporting ATPase subunit KdpA, which translates into the protein MYQKKYIPESNGTLKTDTTTFGLLVFAIISIVAALAFFRCSHLDQ
- a CDS encoding potassium-transporting ATPase subunit F is translated as MIILLIIAICVFGYMCYVLIKPENFNAMNSELIGVISMYGIAIILAILLGKYIGKIFNYEKLGWINCLIHLINCFQTQWH